In Sceloporus undulatus isolate JIND9_A2432 ecotype Alabama unplaced genomic scaffold, SceUnd_v1.1 scaffold_3221, whole genome shotgun sequence, the sequence AGGCACAAGGGAAAACTTGTCAGCAAAACGTTTCCCACACTGTTGGCATgtgtatggcttttctcctgtgtggaccatCTGGTGTCTGTCAAGGTGTGATTTTTTAGCAaaccattttccacactgctggcatttgtatggtttttctcctgtatgcATTCTATCATGACTCAAAAGGGATGACTTCTGAgtaaagcattttccacactgctggcatttgtatggtttctctcctgtgtggactttctggtGAGTCACAAGGACAGACTTgattgtatggtttctctcctgtatggactctctgatgattcACAAAGGCAGACTTGAcagcaaaatattttccacagtgctggcatttgtatggtttttttcctgtgtggactctctgatgtttcacaagGTAAGACTTGAcagcaaaatattttccacactgctggcatttgtatggtttttttcctgtgtggactctctgatgagcCACAAGGGGTGACTGTtgggcaaaacattttccacactgctgacatttgtatggtttctctcctgtatggactctctgatgagcCACAAGGGGTGACTGTTGGGCAAAACATTTNNNNNNNNNNTCCacactgctgacatttgtatggtttctctcctgtgtggattctttcatGTATCACAAGGTGTGACTTCTGTataaaacatttttcacactgctggcatttgtatggcttc encodes:
- the LOC121918033 gene encoding zinc finger protein 300-like, producing the protein MKETAGKKPLEQMTFRDVAVFFTKEEWSLLDQNQRSLYEKVMMENYETVSTLGDFLNHQRVHIGKKPYKCQQCGKCFNQKPNLVTHQRVHTGHKPYKCQQCGKCFAHKSVLVIHERVHTGEKPYKCQQCGKCFAQQSPLVAHQRVHTGKKPYKCQQCGKYFAVKSVLVTHQKVHTGEKPYKCQQCGKCFTQKSSLLSHDRMHTGEKPYKCQQCGKWFAKKSHLDRHQMVHTGEKPYTCQQCGKRFADKFSL